GGCCGCCCCGGGAAGTCCCCCACACACTTTGGGAGGCGCAGTGGGGACCGACCTCCAGGCTGGGGGCGCAGCCGGCGCGCTGTTCAACCCTGCAGCAGGCGCGTACATGACCATGGAAGCTTACCTCGCGTATGCCTACCAGCAGTACACAAATCACTACTACGGGATCGCGAGGCAGACAGCTCCTCATGAAGTCGCCATGCAGCAGGCGCGAGAGTGCGTGGAGAAGTTGAAGGCGAGTGGCTTCTTCGAAATGGTCAAAACGCGGTACCAAGCGACTCTCGCGGCCGCTGGGTCCAGTGTAAGTACACCCGAGGTCCAGGCGCCGACGCCCGGCTCGACGGCCGCGCCCAACACGCCCGTGCCTCTTCAGGCCGTGAGTCCGTCCACGCAGGAGGCGCAGCGGGCTTCGCAGCAGGGgcgcgtctctttttccttcaaGTTGAAGGCGCCTCGAAGTGGCCAGCAGGAAgcgtcttccgcgtctcaGCCGGCCGCGGCCCCCGCGActtcgagtgtctctgcagctccaAGTTTCCCCGCTGGGCCTCCTGGTCCCGCCAGCCCCGCTACCCCTGCTCCTCCAGGCCCGCCGGGACTCGCAGCCCCCACGGACGCCTCCGCTGGTGCGACAGCAGCCACTGTTTGTGGGGCGCCAAGTTGGGGAGGTGGATCCGGAGCGATTCCGAGTTCTTCGCTGCCGAGTTATGCGGCGTATTACCAGCAGATGATGCAGACGCAGCAGCAGGTGTATGCCCAGCAGATGCTGTATCAGCAAGCCCAGCCCCAGCCGATGGTCTCAGCGCCGGCGGGTCCCCAGTTTTCCAACTCCTCGCCGTACCCTGCGACTCCGAATGTGTACGCGCCGCCGATGTTTTCGGGGTCCGCGGCCGGGACCCCGCCGCCCCCGCCCCCGCCGTTGCCGGGGAGCTCTGGCCCCGCGATGTCTGCGAAGGGAACCGGTCCGAGCCCCGggggagcgcatgcagcgaggaTCGAAAGCGCAGTCGAAGCTGCTGCGAAGGCGGCAGCGGCTGCGGTTGAGGCGAAACACCGCAGTGGCCAGATGACTCAGGGAAGCGGCGCAGGGACAGGCTTCGACATCGCGAGCGCGCGAGACCAGGCCCTGAAACGCGCTGCGGAAGTCACGAAAGACATCGAGCAACGACGGAAACAGCAACTCGCTTCCACCCAAGCTTTCGCCCTCTGGCTGCAAAAAGTCCACTCCACGCATTTGACGGTAAGTAGCGGGAGTCAAACGGTAGGTGGGAAaggagcgaaagaaacggCCATTTAGCGTCGATCCTGAACCGGACGAAGGATCACGACTTCTTCCGACGGATCGAGGTGGTGCCGGTCGGATGGCGGTAAACAAAGGCAGGTGTCTAGAAGACAGCTTAGGAACCGGCTGGATCGAGAGAGATTGGACTTTCCATTTCGAACGCCGCACTTCGCCTAAAGAACGTTCGAGGGCACGAAAATGTAGAGTGAACGCGTCTTCGGAGGAGAGTATTACCATAGTGGCTTTCCTCCGTTTGGAGAGGAATACGATATATAGTCAGCGTTTCCTGTGTGCGGTGAGTGGGTTCCAAGGCGTGCacgtacgtatatatatttttatatatttTTATGTATATGAGTGTATGTTTCAAGGCTAGACCGTGTATGTCTCTGCAGTTCGAAAGGTCTTTCTTTCGTGGACGAACTAGAGGGTGAATCTGGGCGTCTGGAGACTCCTTCACAGCTGTCGCCGTTGgctgtctgtatctcataactaGAGTCCCGTTCAGACCTTTAGGTACTGGATTGTCTGTTGTTTTTGAGTCTTTTTACAATGACGTGAACTCGCAAGACCACCGATGTTAACGGACTGGTCCTGAAGATCACCGGACAACACACTGTCAACAAGAAAGGCCCCGACTCAAATTGAGGGGTCAAAGAGCCACAGGTCTCAGGTCGGCATTCATGGCATCGCCACAATTGTTCCTAATTCGAAATCCCATGCATTTCACAGAATGTGTCGCCCCCCACCATGTTTTTTATCTCGATTCCTTGATTCTCATGAGGAGGCCTTCCACGGGGGCTTCGAGCAGACTCAGAGAAAGTTCTGTTTGCGCCGTGCCACACTGTTCGCAGGGAGACAAGGCGCTCCAGTGGCGACGAACAGTCAATCTCTTCAGCCAAAAAGTGACAAACGAATACAGGTGAGAGCTCCTGCAGTTTCGGGTcgagctgtctgtacacctgagaAGACGGAGGTTCCGCGAGTCGCAGGTTCCGCGGCTGCTCACTTCTCCTCTAGGCGCCTCCACAGAGAAGTTCGTGTTTTTGTTTTTTGAACAGACTCGGGTTTCATGGAGATCGAGACTGGGCGACTTACCCGGTTCCGTCGGAGGAGCAAATTCAGAGCGAAGTGACGAAAATGAGTTTCCAGGTGGACAACATGGCGACCTCCGGAAAGGCCACCAACCGAAACACGGCGAGTGCTGGTAGGCgtccctcctttctctttttgaCTTCTAGAGTGTCCCTGAAAGTCGTACTGAAGGTTTTTTCTCGAATGCACGCATTGCTTGTTTGGAGCATAGCGGTTTCATTATTCTGTTGATACCCCGAGAGTACTACTTTGTAGTGAAGGCAAGCGTTTTCTCAGACTGTTGAATTGTTTATTGTTTCCTTCAACCTGTAGACAGCACGCGACGGCGAATCTGCAGAGGGAAAACAGTGCGTGTGTCCAGGCACTGACATAACACTGTGGTTTTTCGGAGAGCAGTTCATGATCAGATTTGTTTTATCTCAGGTCACTGCACTTTCTTCGAGTGTCTGGTGGCGGATCGACCCAGAGTGACGTCGTCGACTGTATCGCTAGTTGTGCGGAACCGGAggttgcatgcgtctctggGATCATGTGTTTCCGAATTTGTCTGCTTTACATCTTCAGTatccgttttctccgttgGCAACGCGCGCGCGCTGGAGCAAGCTTTCCTGTattccttctgctcctggcgtctctttctctctgtccacgcgttcgtctcctttgtgagtttcttcgtttttttcttgccaCACGTTGTCGCCTGCAGATCCGTATGCCTCTCTTCGCGGCCCTAGTTCAGGGAGGCAGAACAGACGAGATTCGGAGCGAAGCCGTGAGAGCCGAAGTCGCAGCCGAAGCCCGGTGTACGGACACTCCGGTTTTCGACGCGGAAGAAACGAGCGAAGTGCCTCGTATCGCAGCCGACGCCACTGCCAGCAAAGTCCTGcagacagctggagagatCGAGAAGACACGCCAGACGACGCACGCAGTGTCTCAGCAGACAGCCGAGGGAGAACAGGCGAGGACGACTTCATTTCTCTCACagacaagagggagagaggattAGCGTAAGCGAAGGGATCCGTCTCGAAGACAGGGACGGGTTcacagggaagagagagtctACGAGAACGGAGCGACGAAAGCAAGGCTCTTTTTTGTGTGTCGGAATAGCGATTGGCGGAGATTTTGGCACACATCCCGGCTGTGATGACGGAGTGGAGAATTTCTTTTGGCGCgatcttctcttcctcgtccctgTGGTCATCCGTGGTCTTTCGGACTGCTTTCCTCGAAGTTCTGTGCAGGGACGAAAGCGTCGGTTTCTGCTCACTTGTCGCATCCGGGTGTCCGTGTGTGAAGCCGCAGGTCTAATTCCTGTGCCTCTGTTCTCGCGTGTCGTCGTTTTCGCTTTCAGCAACCTGTCAGGGAAGACAGACTCTCGAAGGTGCCTGCGCCACTACCTGCGTTTCTTTGGCAAAGACTCGAGCAACTTTGAAACGggcctttctgtcgctgaTGTCTCTGTGCGCAGGAGGTCCAAATCGAGGGCGCGACAAGTGCATCTGCGGcgcgaaggaaagggagagagattGGGAGGTGCCGAAGCAGTCCGAAAAGATGTCCCCATGATGCTGATTAAATGCACCCCTcaagaggaacagaagcgTCTTCAGCGAATGAACAGATTCGGTGCAGGTTCATCGTCGGGCTCCACTGCCCCGTCGGCGAAGGTAAGACAAGCAGACGGATGCAAACAGGAATCATTGGAACGGACACACACGCGCAAGTAGACGTTGGCATGAACATATCTGTGCATGTggagagaccgagacagCTATGTATAGGGGGATGGATCAGCTGATCGAGAGATAGGTCGATGCGAGTGGATGAACAGGTAG
This genomic interval from Toxoplasma gondii ME49 chromosome VIIb, whole genome shotgun sequence contains the following:
- a CDS encoding SAC3/GANP family protein (encoded by transcript TGME49_259990), which gives rise to MAGAGPGVTLGLPGLWTPHEGVAAPGSPPHTLGGAVGTDLQAGGAAGALFNPAAGAYMTMEAYLAYAYQQYTNHYYGIARQTAPHEVAMQQARECVEKLKASGFFEMVKTRYQATLAAAGSSVSTPEVQAPTPGSTAAPNTPVPLQAVSPSTQEAQRASQQGRVSFSFKLKAPRSGQQEASSASQPAAAPATSSVSAAPSFPAGPPGPASPATPAPPGPPGLAAPTDASAGATAATVCGAPSWGGGSGAIPSSSLPSYAAYYQQMMQTQQQVYAQQMLYQQAQPQPMVSAPAGPQFSNSSPYPATPNVYAPPMFSGSAAGTPPPPPPPLPGSSGPAMSAKGTGPSPGGAHAARIESAVEAAAKAAAAAVEAKHRSGQMTQGSGAGTGFDIASARDQALKRAAEVTKDIEQRRKQQLASTQAFALWLQKVHSTHLTGDKALQWRRTVNLFSQKVTNEYRLGFHGDRDWATYPVPSEEQIQSEVTKMSFQVDNMATSGKATNRNTASADPYASLRGPSSGRQNRRDSERSRESRSRSRSPVYGHSGFRRGRNERSASYRSRRHCQQSPADSWRDREDTPDDARSVSADSRGRTGEDDFISLTDKRERGLARSKSRARQVHLRREGKGERLGGAEAVRKDVPMMLIKCTPQEEQKRLQRMNRFGAGSSSGSTAPSAKENPLWKVSWTPEGGASPSASAGGLSWQEKLAIAKSTEKIVGTSTALEKNYLRLTNAPDPATVRPPEVLRRSFELILRKHREGASWRYVEEQFRSMRQDLTVQGVKDEFSRKVYETNGRLALSYHDLGQFNQCQTQLRDLYKRLQVPEDDPERLEYLCYRLVYMALQGMRLDVLRVMSEMTAAERGNSSVVYAMKVRRALADGNFRRYFYLASIGPHQTKHLCEIFEPRVRMLALVTLAKASLVLQPKQLQAELNFCDLQETMDFLTREGAVFNPDGKVDSKRSLLNFEKSSLLSKKVKAMG